One genomic window of Malaciobacter molluscorum LMG 25693 includes the following:
- a CDS encoding FAD-dependent oxidoreductase — MIKEYDYIIVGAGIAGCSVSYFLNKNSNSVLLIDKNSDLAMGASGAAGAFLSPLLGKPNNFKQLVSNSLTFSINFYKSFEENILNNCGVCRIPKDSEDKDKFQTYKTFMDFEYEKLTDGFYFKVGSIINPKDITTILTKNSETLFNYDINNIEKLEDEKWLLNGELKAKKLILTTGINTELIDEEYFSIRPVWGQKIDIETSTLTTMNYHKQCSISTVLEKKNDKNILSIGATHHRFENIQIKDINNTHEFYTKDIIEEDSNHLLTLANDIIKLENVNILDVKIGARACSTDYLPIVGKLVDSKKTIKEYPHLVNGSFINDDKLSFHDNLYVLNGVGGRGFVLSSYLAKMLVDNIIMNEPILNEVLPNRLFKRWVKKSKLNNC, encoded by the coding sequence ATGATTAAAGAGTATGATTATATAATTGTAGGTGCTGGGATTGCAGGGTGTAGTGTAAGTTATTTTTTAAATAAAAATAGTAATAGTGTATTATTAATTGATAAAAATAGTGATTTAGCAATGGGTGCAAGTGGAGCAGCTGGAGCTTTTTTATCTCCTTTATTAGGTAAACCAAATAATTTTAAACAATTAGTTAGTAATTCTTTGACTTTTTCTATTAATTTTTATAAAAGTTTTGAAGAAAATATTTTAAATAATTGTGGAGTTTGTAGAATACCAAAAGATAGTGAAGATAAAGATAAGTTTCAAACGTATAAAACTTTTATGGATTTTGAATATGAAAAGCTTACTGATGGTTTTTATTTTAAAGTTGGTTCAATAATTAATCCTAAAGATATTACAACTATATTAACAAAGAATAGTGAAACGTTATTTAATTATGATATAAATAATATAGAAAAATTGGAAGATGAAAAATGGCTTTTAAATGGAGAGTTAAAAGCTAAAAAGTTGATTTTAACAACTGGAATAAATACTGAATTAATAGATGAAGAATATTTTTCTATTCGTCCTGTTTGGGGACAAAAAATAGATATAGAAACTTCAACTTTAACTACTATGAATTATCATAAACAATGTTCTATTTCTACTGTATTAGAGAAAAAAAATGATAAAAATATCTTATCAATTGGTGCAACGCATCATAGATTTGAAAATATACAAATAAAAGATATTAATAATACACATGAATTTTATACAAAAGATATTATCGAAGAAGATTCAAATCATTTACTAACTTTAGCAAATGATATTATAAAACTTGAAAATGTAAATATATTAGATGTAAAAATTGGTGCAAGAGCTTGTAGTACAGATTATTTACCAATTGTTGGAAAACTTGTTGATTCTAAAAAAACTATAAAAGAGTATCCCCATTTAGTAAATGGAAGTTTTATTAATGATGATAAATTAAGTTTTCATGATAATTTGTATGTATTAAATGGTGTAGGTGGAAGAGGATTTGTTTTATCTTCTTATTTAGCAAAAATGTTAGTAGATAATATTATTATGAATGAACCTATTTTAAATGAAGTATTACCTAATAGATTATTTAAACGTTGGGTTAAAAAATCAAAATTAAATAATTGTTAA
- a CDS encoding DnaJ C-terminal domain-containing protein, which produces MAKSLYETLEVSEHATKDEIKKAYRKLARKYHPDVNKDPKAEDKFKEINAAYEVLSDPEKKQQYDQFGDSMFGGQNFHDFARGQAGSGIDLDEILRQMFGQQGGFGGGGFSSAFGQGGFSNSGFGGYEEPNLDLNAQITIAFDVSILGGKQHISLNNESFDIKIPEGIKDGQKIRAKGKGKSMGSKRGDLIIKVNVSTSPEYQRDEDTLIKTFNIPLKTAMFGGKVEIKTIHKTITLKVPENTKENQKFRVKELGVYNRKTGKRGDLHLKANIKLPKIEELNEDLVKMLKEKLPRE; this is translated from the coding sequence ATGGCAAAAAGTTTATACGAAACATTGGAAGTAAGCGAACACGCTACAAAAGATGAAATAAAAAAAGCATATAGAAAATTAGCAAGAAAATATCACCCTGATGTAAATAAAGATCCAAAAGCAGAGGATAAATTCAAAGAAATAAATGCAGCATATGAAGTATTAAGTGACCCAGAAAAAAAACAACAATATGATCAATTTGGTGATTCTATGTTTGGTGGTCAAAACTTCCATGACTTTGCACGCGGTCAAGCGGGTTCAGGTATTGACTTAGATGAAATACTAAGACAAATGTTTGGACAACAAGGTGGATTTGGAGGTGGTGGTTTTTCTAGTGCCTTTGGACAAGGTGGATTTTCTAATAGTGGATTTGGTGGATATGAAGAACCAAATTTAGATTTGAATGCACAAATAACAATTGCATTTGATGTATCTATTCTTGGAGGTAAACAACATATTTCTTTAAATAATGAATCATTTGATATTAAAATCCCAGAAGGTATTAAAGATGGTCAAAAAATTAGAGCAAAAGGAAAAGGTAAATCTATGGGCTCTAAAAGAGGTGATTTAATTATTAAAGTAAATGTATCTACAAGTCCTGAATACCAAAGAGATGAAGATACACTAATAAAAACATTTAACATTCCTTTAAAAACAGCAATGTTTGGAGGAAAAGTAGAAATAAAAACAATTCATAAAACAATTACATTAAAAGTTCCAGAAAATACAAAAGAAAATCAGAAATTTAGAGTTAAAGAGCTTGGTGTATATAACAGAAAAACTGGTAAAAGAGGTGATTTACATCTAAAAGCAAATATAAAACTTCCAAAAATTGAAGAATTAAATGAAGATTTAGTAAAAATGTTAAAAGAGAAGTTACCACGGGAGTAA
- a CDS encoding heat shock protein transcriptional repressor HspR has protein sequence MKNNAYNEPVYLISAVAQILNIHPQTLRQYEREGLIKPSRTNGKIRLYSQKDIDHIKYVLTLTRELGINLAGVDLILRLNEKIEKLEDEISSYKNKMKKINKFGIVPNSKALVIKKSSYDVVIFEE, from the coding sequence ATGAAAAATAATGCATACAATGAGCCTGTATATTTAATATCAGCAGTTGCACAAATTCTTAATATTCATCCTCAAACTTTAAGACAATATGAAAGAGAAGGCTTGATTAAGCCTTCTCGAACAAATGGAAAGATTAGACTCTATTCACAAAAAGATATTGATCATATAAAATATGTACTTACGCTTACAAGAGAATTAGGAATTAATTTAGCTGGAGTTGATTTAATATTAAGATTAAATGAAAAAATAGAAAAATTAGAAGATGAAATATCTAGTTATAAAAATAAAATGAAAAAAATAAACAAATTTGGAATTGTTCCAAATTCAAAAGCATTAGTAATTAAAAAAAGTTCGTATGATGTTGTTATATTTGAAGAGTGA
- the ftsZ gene encoding cell division protein FtsZ, whose protein sequence is MDNLFNVDDITVEMPNQTIGENIAKISVIGVGGGGCNMINHMIQEGTHKIDLIAANTDLQVLNISKAPKKIQLGVKLTKGLGAGMKPEIGRDSAVESYEDIKNALSGVDIVFVAAGLGGGTGTGAAAIIAKAAKEVGSLTVSVVTKPFTWEGKKRAGLANLGLEELKKVSDSIIVVPNDRLLDIIDENVGMKDAFKIIDNILYQAVNGMSEVILNPGNSDINTDFADVKTIMQHKGMALMGIGRAKGEDAALHALEDAIDSPLLDKVSLSGAKGILIHFNIHPQVSLFAINNVMASIHDNIDSNAEIIFGTTSDSTLEKDEVKITIVATGFESKNEFDEDYDKDENKDNNVKVSTNDENYLDIPPLMREYVVQYQI, encoded by the coding sequence ATGGATAATTTATTTAATGTGGATGATATTACAGTGGAAATGCCTAATCAAACAATCGGGGAAAATATAGCAAAAATTTCAGTAATTGGTGTTGGAGGAGGTGGTTGTAATATGATTAACCACATGATCCAAGAAGGAACGCATAAGATTGATCTTATTGCTGCAAATACAGACTTGCAAGTTCTTAATATTTCAAAAGCGCCTAAAAAGATACAATTAGGTGTTAAATTAACTAAAGGACTTGGTGCTGGAATGAAACCAGAAATTGGTAGAGATTCTGCTGTTGAGAGTTATGAAGATATTAAAAATGCATTAAGTGGAGTAGATATTGTATTTGTTGCTGCTGGACTTGGTGGTGGTACAGGAACTGGAGCTGCTGCTATTATTGCAAAAGCTGCAAAAGAAGTAGGTTCTTTGACTGTTTCTGTTGTAACTAAACCTTTTACATGGGAAGGTAAAAAAAGAGCAGGATTAGCAAATTTAGGCTTAGAAGAGTTAAAAAAAGTAAGTGATTCTATAATTGTTGTTCCAAATGATAGATTATTAGATATTATTGATGAAAATGTTGGGATGAAAGATGCTTTTAAAATAATTGATAATATTTTGTACCAAGCTGTAAATGGTATGAGTGAAGTTATATTAAATCCTGGTAATTCTGATATTAATACTGACTTTGCAGATGTTAAAACTATCATGCAACATAAAGGTATGGCTCTTATGGGTATAGGAAGAGCAAAAGGTGAAGATGCAGCTCTTCATGCACTAGAAGATGCTATTGATTCTCCATTACTTGATAAAGTATCTTTAAGTGGAGCAAAAGGTATATTAATTCATTTTAATATTCATCCTCAAGTATCTTTATTTGCTATTAATAATGTTATGGCTTCTATTCATGATAATATTGATTCTAATGCAGAAATAATTTTTGGTACAACTTCTGATAGTACACTTGAAAAAGATGAAGTGAAAATAACTATTGTTGCAACTGGATTTGAATCTAAAAATGAGTTTGATGAAGACTATGATAAAGATGAGAATAAAGATAATAATGTTAAAGTTTCAACAAATGATGAAAACTATTTAGATATTCCACCATTGATGAGAGAATATGTAGTTCAATATCAAATATAA
- the ftsA gene encoding cell division protein FtsA, which yields MSNKTLLAIDVGSTSITAVIAKNNPDGKINILGTGTSRSEGINKGSITNIEVASKAIKKAVNIARGSTSEVIDSSVISISGAYTKGLRSLGSVNVPNGIITETEINQVMQMALYNATIIPEYEVVHVLPIFFKVDDSKDVENPLNMNGSRLEVSVYIVTAKRTALTNVKSALKAAGIELTNFVLDGYASAISLLDEQQNKFGATVINIGGTTTEFVSYKGSAVVYNGFIPVGSNHITNDLSVMLHTPPNAAETLKIKYGNLLKLSDSDELSIKKVKIPRIGDEQSTTEVSLDHIQTIIHARVEEVLVLIKNKLKNSGIQENIGAGIVITGGMSQLSGIKELAMRVFENIPIKISNPINIKNGYMNFDDPTMSTIVGLLFYSLYENRTFELDSNKNLMKKAVKKEEIPVSQATKQTVVKEEKVSENANTKEPLEKEDTTRLPTLSKKDKGRGMSRFWSKVSEWF from the coding sequence TTGAGTAATAAGACTCTTTTAGCCATAGATGTTGGTTCTACAAGTATTACTGCTGTTATTGCTAAAAATAACCCGGATGGAAAAATCAACATTTTAGGTACGGGAACAAGTAGAAGTGAAGGTATAAATAAAGGGTCAATTACAAATATCGAAGTGGCTTCAAAAGCTATAAAAAAAGCAGTTAATATAGCACGAGGAAGTACTTCTGAAGTAATTGATTCTTCTGTTATATCTATTTCAGGTGCTTATACAAAAGGCTTAAGAAGTTTAGGTTCTGTTAATGTTCCAAATGGAATTATTACAGAGACTGAAATAAATCAAGTAATGCAGATGGCATTATATAATGCAACAATTATTCCAGAATATGAAGTTGTACATGTACTGCCAATATTTTTTAAAGTTGATGATTCAAAAGATGTTGAAAATCCTTTAAATATGAATGGTTCAAGACTTGAAGTTTCAGTATATATTGTAACTGCAAAAAGAACTGCCTTAACAAATGTAAAGTCTGCTTTAAAAGCAGCGGGAATAGAACTTACTAATTTTGTTTTAGATGGATATGCAAGTGCTATTTCTTTATTAGATGAACAACAAAACAAATTTGGTGCTACTGTGATAAATATAGGTGGTACTACAACAGAATTTGTTTCTTATAAAGGAAGTGCTGTTGTTTATAATGGATTTATACCTGTTGGTTCAAATCATATAACAAATGATTTATCAGTAATGTTACATACTCCTCCAAATGCAGCAGAAACACTAAAAATTAAATATGGTAATTTATTAAAATTAAGTGATAGTGATGAATTAAGTATAAAAAAAGTTAAAATACCAAGAATTGGTGATGAACAAAGTACAACTGAAGTTTCACTAGATCATATACAAACAATAATTCATGCAAGAGTAGAAGAAGTTTTAGTTTTGATTAAAAATAAACTGAAAAATAGTGGTATTCAAGAAAATATTGGAGCGGGAATTGTAATTACTGGTGGTATGAGCCAGCTTTCTGGAATAAAAGAGCTTGCAATGAGAGTTTTTGAAAATATTCCTATTAAAATATCAAATCCTATAAATATAAAAAATGGATATATGAATTTTGATGATCCTACAATGTCAACAATTGTGGGTTTGCTATTTTATTCTTTATATGAAAATAGAACATTTGAATTAGATTCAAATAAAAATCTAATGAAAAAGGCAGTAAAAAAAGAAGAGATACCAGTTTCTCAAGCAACTAAACAAACAGTGGTGAAAGAAGAGAAAGTAAGCGAAAATGCTAATACAAAAGAACCTTTAGAAAAAGAAGATACTACTCGATTGCCAACTCTTTCAAAAAAAGATAAAGGTAGAGGGATGTCTAGATTCTGGAGTAAAGTTTCGGAGTGGTTCTAA
- a CDS encoding peptidylprolyl isomerase, with translation MITWMQRHKKWLVITIWISTIAFVGAGFVGWGNYSFGKKGGTVAVVGDREISISEFQREYSSLYEQYARIFGEQFNKEMAEKLNLKDLAYKMAIEKNLILSYGDELGLTVTNEDIAKQLVKYKAFIKDGKFDKSTYEKVLSRNGTTIKEFEDSLKRNILLEKIEKLFKITPSKTEIQALNQLLFLKDNVDIKILSMDDISVKLDQSAIKKFWEKNKVNYLSDTTYNISYAFVDLQKGNYSEEELRKYYENFKTDFRKENDKIKSYEEAKDDVIKALDIKATKKFALKEYIKYKKDEKKFTKNLVASENELPYGENNSLIIKSKVGSLKKPFFFGDKYVIVKLDKINSPKVLTFDKAQAQATQDYINNEKSLKLKALSKKELANFNGKNIGWVTKNLPVNIDGLSAVESSQFVNKLFTQEMKKGEIDLGSKVVLYKINDSKFANYDEKKDKIVERTISDLQNSELMNNLIKRLENRYEIQSSLEKKE, from the coding sequence ATGATAACTTGGATGCAGAGACATAAGAAGTGGCTTGTTATTACTATTTGGATAAGTACTATAGCATTTGTTGGTGCTGGATTTGTAGGCTGGGGAAACTATAGTTTTGGCAAAAAAGGTGGAACTGTAGCAGTAGTTGGCGATAGAGAAATTTCAATTAGTGAGTTTCAAAGAGAGTATTCATCTTTATATGAACAATATGCGAGAATTTTTGGTGAACAGTTTAATAAAGAGATGGCAGAAAAGTTAAACTTAAAAGATTTAGCTTACAAAATGGCAATAGAAAAAAATCTTATTTTATCTTATGGTGATGAATTAGGATTAACTGTAACAAATGAAGATATTGCTAAACAATTAGTAAAATATAAAGCATTTATAAAAGATGGGAAATTTGATAAAAGTACATATGAAAAGGTTTTATCAAGAAATGGTACAACAATTAAAGAGTTTGAAGATTCATTAAAAAGAAATATTCTTTTAGAAAAAATTGAAAAACTTTTTAAAATTACTCCTTCAAAAACAGAAATTCAAGCACTTAATCAATTACTATTTTTAAAAGATAATGTAGATATCAAAATTTTAAGTATGGATGATATTAGTGTAAAATTAGATCAATCAGCAATTAAGAAGTTTTGGGAAAAAAACAAAGTAAACTATTTATCTGATACTACATATAATATAAGTTATGCATTTGTTGATCTTCAAAAAGGTAATTATTCAGAAGAAGAATTAAGAAAATATTATGAAAATTTTAAAACTGATTTTAGAAAAGAAAATGATAAAATAAAAAGTTATGAAGAAGCAAAAGATGATGTAATTAAAGCATTAGATATAAAAGCTACAAAAAAGTTCGCTTTAAAAGAATATATTAAATATAAAAAAGATGAGAAAAAATTTACAAAAAATTTAGTTGCATCTGAAAATGAGTTACCTTATGGTGAAAATAATTCATTAATTATTAAATCAAAAGTTGGAAGTTTAAAAAAACCATTTTTCTTTGGGGATAAGTATGTTATAGTAAAATTAGATAAAATAAATTCTCCAAAAGTGTTAACTTTTGATAAAGCACAAGCACAAGCAACGCAAGATTACATAAATAATGAAAAAAGTTTAAAATTAAAAGCACTATCTAAGAAAGAGTTAGCTAACTTTAATGGTAAGAATATTGGTTGGGTTACTAAAAATTTACCAGTTAATATAGATGGATTAAGTGCAGTAGAATCTTCTCAATTTGTAAATAAATTATTTACACAAGAGATGAAAAAAGGTGAAATAGACTTAGGTTCAAAAGTTGTACTTTATAAAATTAATGATTCAAAATTTGCAAATTATGATGAGAAAAAAGATAAAATTGTTGAAAGAACAATTTCAGATTTACAAAATTCTGAATTAATGAATAATTTAATAAAAAGACTTGAAAATCGATATGAAATTCAGTCTTCATTAGAAAAAAAGGAATAA
- a CDS encoding AAA family ATPase: protein MEEEKKFKLSGVLKKVFYKNEETKFITAVLENNQRICGVYFDTDIDKIVGEEIVLTGNWITHKKYGIQFVFDTLEIKEAELYFFLTKIVKGVGEKFAKDLLDKYSEEELIKILNEKPEELLSFKGIKEKKLNKIVASWQKFQHLRELGSFLSKYGVSSNLITKIYSNFGEVEDLIEKIKTNPYILINIKGVGFKKADEIAKSLGIDERSEFRIMACLNYTLKEFCDNNGNSSIDKYHLYRLLDESLRFSHEDMLYENCIVQMLADEDLFTTKENRVAISMLYNAEKNILDFFKRRKDERYLKSIVSNIDDYIEKKEKSLGFKLSDEQKKAVELINEGKNTLFLIGYAGTGKSTSSRAILELLEEIVGYDDIITIALSGIASQRISDTTGYSSSTIQSLLVKHKEKDFFPYKVILLDEASMVNSVTFYQIIKRISDDTVFIIVGDDGQLPAIGAGNILSDAIKYELAPICKLTKIYRQNENQAIALIANDIRQGQVPEYKEDYEDFKFIDVSIDNYYALKNSVSSNDFSSLRLQNSDMILTNILNISASYIAKFYKLIKEKNISNALILFQVITPMKNGILGVENLNMQLQRLFNSSREQSYKTKLYEYKLSDKVIHIKNENMKCQTMQMYKANSQDFMEKRVFNGQLGLIIKLDFDDRKCIVLYPNDDMVVFYDFDDLNSLLSLAYCLTIHKTQGMEYDNALIPISFSHYIMHNTKLLYTAITRAKKMCYIVGEDDAFKSACKRIETTKRESVINDLMQAAI from the coding sequence ATGGAAGAGGAAAAAAAGTTTAAATTATCAGGAGTTTTAAAAAAAGTTTTTTATAAAAATGAAGAGACCAAGTTTATTACTGCTGTTTTGGAAAACAATCAAAGAATTTGTGGTGTATATTTTGATACAGATATTGATAAAATAGTTGGTGAAGAGATTGTTTTAACTGGTAATTGGATTACACATAAAAAGTATGGAATACAATTTGTTTTTGATACTTTAGAGATAAAAGAAGCAGAATTATATTTTTTCTTAACAAAAATAGTAAAAGGTGTAGGAGAAAAGTTTGCAAAAGATTTGCTAGACAAGTATAGTGAAGAAGAATTAATAAAAATATTAAATGAAAAGCCAGAAGAATTATTAAGTTTTAAAGGTATTAAAGAAAAAAAATTAAATAAAATTGTAGCTTCTTGGCAAAAATTTCAACATCTAAGAGAATTAGGAAGTTTTTTATCTAAATATGGTGTAAGTTCAAACTTAATTACTAAAATATACTCCAATTTTGGTGAAGTTGAAGATTTAATAGAAAAAATAAAAACAAATCCTTATATTCTAATTAATATAAAAGGTGTAGGTTTTAAAAAAGCTGATGAAATAGCAAAATCATTAGGTATTGACGAAAGATCAGAATTTAGAATAATGGCTTGTCTAAATTATACTTTAAAAGAGTTCTGTGATAATAATGGAAACTCTTCAATTGATAAGTATCATTTATATAGGCTTTTAGATGAATCACTTAGATTTAGTCATGAAGATATGCTTTATGAAAATTGCATAGTACAAATGTTGGCTGATGAAGACTTATTTACTACAAAAGAGAATAGAGTTGCTATTTCGATGCTTTATAATGCAGAAAAAAATATTTTAGATTTCTTTAAAAGAAGAAAAGATGAAAGATATTTGAAAAGTATTGTTTCAAATATTGATGATTATATAGAAAAAAAAGAAAAATCTTTAGGTTTTAAATTAAGTGATGAACAAAAAAAAGCTGTTGAACTTATAAATGAGGGTAAAAATACACTATTTTTAATAGGTTATGCAGGAACTGGTAAATCTACATCAAGTAGGGCAATTTTAGAATTATTAGAAGAAATAGTTGGTTATGATGATATTATTACAATTGCATTAAGTGGTATTGCAAGTCAAAGAATATCCGATACAACAGGTTATTCAAGTTCAACTATACAATCTCTTTTAGTAAAACATAAAGAGAAAGATTTTTTCCCTTATAAAGTTATTTTATTAGATGAAGCTTCAATGGTAAATTCTGTAACTTTTTATCAAATAATAAAAAGAATTAGTGATGATACAGTTTTTATTATTGTTGGAGATGATGGACAGTTACCTGCAATTGGAGCAGGAAATATTTTATCTGATGCAATAAAATATGAATTAGCACCAATTTGTAAACTTACAAAAATTTATAGACAAAATGAAAATCAAGCAATTGCTTTAATTGCAAATGATATTAGACAAGGGCAAGTTCCTGAATATAAAGAAGATTATGAAGATTTTAAATTTATTGATGTATCTATTGATAACTATTATGCACTTAAAAACTCTGTTTCATCAAATGATTTTTCATCTTTAAGACTACAAAATTCAGATATGATATTGACTAATATATTAAATATTTCTGCTAGTTATATCGCAAAATTTTATAAATTAATAAAAGAAAAAAATATATCTAATGCATTGATTTTATTTCAAGTTATAACACCTATGAAAAATGGTATTTTAGGTGTAGAAAATCTAAATATGCAACTTCAAAGATTGTTTAATAGTTCAAGAGAACAATCTTATAAAACAAAACTTTATGAATATAAATTAAGTGATAAAGTAATTCATATAAAAAATGAAAATATGAAATGTCAAACAATGCAAATGTATAAAGCAAACTCTCAAGATTTTATGGAAAAACGAGTTTTTAATGGTCAATTAGGTTTGATAATAAAATTAGATTTTGATGATCGAAAATGTATTGTTTTATACCCAAATGATGATATGGTTGTTTTTTATGATTTTGATGATTTAAATTCTTTATTATCTTTGGCTTATTGTTTAACTATTCATAAAACACAAGGAATGGAGTATGATAATGCATTAATTCCTATTAGTTTTTCTCATTATATTATGCATAATACAAAACTTTTATATACGGCAATTACAAGAGCTAAAAAAATGTGTTATATTGTAGGTGAAGATGATGCATTTAAAAGTGCATGTAAAAGAATAGAAACAACAAAAAGAGAATCTGTTATAAATGATTTGATGCAAGCTGCAATTTAA
- the arsC gene encoding arsenate reductase (glutaredoxin) (This arsenate reductase requires both glutathione and glutaredoxin to convert arsenate to arsenite, after which the efflux transporter formed by ArsA and ArsB can extrude the arsenite from the cell, providing resistance.) yields the protein MQDVTIWHNPKCGKSRDALKFLEEKGLDIKVVKYLETVPNEEEIKKVLQMLGIAAKDLIRKKEDIYKELNLKDVENEDELIKAMVQNPKLIERPIIIKDGDAIIARPKENIQKLFM from the coding sequence ATGCAAGATGTAACAATTTGGCACAATCCCAAATGTGGAAAATCAAGAGATGCTTTAAAGTTTTTAGAAGAAAAAGGTCTTGATATAAAAGTTGTAAAATATTTAGAAACAGTCCCAAATGAAGAAGAGATAAAAAAAGTTCTTCAAATGTTAGGAATTGCGGCTAAAGATTTAATAAGAAAAAAAGAAGATATTTATAAAGAATTAAATCTAAAAGATGTTGAAAATGAAGATGAGCTAATAAAAGCAATGGTTCAAAATCCAAAATTAATAGAACGACCTATTATAATAAAAGATGGTGATGCCATAATTGCAAGACCAAAAGAAAATATTCAAAAGTTATTTATGTAA
- the fliW gene encoding flagellar assembly protein FliW has translation MEYDVVISIDGFENEKKFILEKIDDFFSVIRGVETESELRLMSFGALKSLKFELPEEFTEKLEIQTIDDISIYYIFVLQTANNDNSLNTFSPVILNNKTKKMGQIHLDLKELGLEGLNDMLPNF, from the coding sequence ATGGAATATGATGTTGTAATAAGTATAGATGGCTTCGAAAATGAAAAGAAATTTATTTTAGAGAAGATAGATGACTTTTTTTCTGTAATAAGAGGTGTTGAAACTGAGTCTGAATTACGACTTATGAGCTTTGGAGCATTAAAGTCTTTAAAGTTTGAACTTCCAGAAGAATTTACTGAAAAACTTGAAATACAAACAATTGATGATATTTCTATATATTATATTTTTGTATTACAAACTGCAAATAATGATAATAGTTTAAATACTTTTTCTCCTGTTATTTTAAATAATAAAACAAAAAAAATGGGGCAAATCCATTTAGATTTGAAAGAATTAGGTCTTGAAGGACTTAATGATATGCTACCTAACTTTTAA